The following coding sequences lie in one Methanopyrus sp. SNP6 genomic window:
- a CDS encoding histone deacetylase, translating to MWEAERTLALVYHEEYLRHEQYPTHPERRERLSYTVDRFWEEGLFEIEGIDLVEPEPVDREVIELVHDPEHVELIRRMSESGGGTIDPDTAVAPETYDQALLAAGGSVLAVELVVRKEYDTAFAMVRPPGHHAGRAKAAGFCYFNNVAIAAEYAIRELGADSVAILDWDAHHGDGTQEIFYDRDDVLYVSIHQDGRTLYPGTGFPYEAGEGPGEGYTVNIPVLPRSGDRTYREAFQRIVEPVVWEFDPDLILISAGQDCHFTDPITDLAITAEGYRWMMERATELAEDLGALGPVAVLEGGYSVEDGLPYTNLGVVCGMSGVPADLREPMDPPEENPRGPERIRKVAREYSRYWTSVKA from the coding sequence TTGTGGGAGGCCGAGAGGACGCTGGCCTTAGTATACCATGAGGAGTACCTACGGCACGAACAGTATCCCACGCACCCGGAGCGTCGTGAACGTCTCTCCTACACGGTGGACAGGTTCTGGGAGGAAGGATTGTTCGAGATCGAGGGGATCGATCTCGTCGAGCCCGAGCCCGTCGATCGCGAAGTGATCGAACTCGTCCACGATCCCGAGCACGTGGAGTTGATCAGGCGGATGAGCGAATCCGGTGGTGGTACGATCGACCCGGATACCGCCGTCGCTCCGGAGACTTACGATCAGGCTCTGCTAGCGGCCGGAGGCTCCGTTCTCGCCGTCGAGCTGGTCGTGCGGAAGGAGTACGACACGGCTTTCGCGATGGTCCGACCGCCGGGTCATCATGCCGGCCGCGCCAAGGCCGCAGGTTTCTGCTACTTCAACAACGTGGCGATCGCCGCCGAGTACGCGATACGCGAGCTGGGCGCGGATTCCGTCGCCATCCTGGATTGGGACGCCCACCACGGTGACGGGACTCAGGAGATCTTCTACGACCGTGATGACGTGCTCTACGTCTCGATACACCAGGACGGGCGTACCCTGTATCCCGGCACGGGCTTCCCGTACGAGGCGGGTGAGGGGCCGGGTGAGGGGTACACCGTGAACATCCCCGTGCTCCCGCGTTCCGGTGATCGGACGTACCGTGAAGCCTTCCAACGGATTGTGGAGCCCGTGGTGTGGGAGTTCGACCCCGATCTGATCTTGATCTCTGCGGGTCAGGACTGCCACTTCACGGACCCGATCACGGACCTCGCGATCACGGCCGAGGGATACCGTTGGATGATGGAACGGGCGACCGAGCTCGCGGAAGACCTTGGGGCTTTGGGGCCCGTCGCCGTGCTGGAAGGGGGTTACTCCGTCGAGGACGGGCTCCCGTACACCAACTTGGGCGTCGTGTGTGGTATGTCGGGTGTCCCGGCCGATCTGCGGGAGCCTATGGATCCACCGGAGGAGAACCCGCGGGGGCCGGAGAGGATTCGAAAGGTGGCCCGTGAGTACTCCAGGTACTGGACTTCTGTGAAGGCGTGA
- a CDS encoding tRNA uridine(34) 5-carboxymethylaminomethyl modification radical SAM/GNAT enzyme Elp3, protein MSEDDAFDRACRELVEKMLSGEIRTKGELQEAKREVCREYGLSKFPTDADILERATPEEREELREIVVKKPVRSISGVAVVAVMAKPYPCPHGRCAYCPGGPEKGVPQSYTGKEPAGRRAKEHEFHPRRQVEARIRQLEISGHPTDKIELIVMGGTFPATPLCYQEWFVRECLNAMTGKDALTIEEAQKCAETSERRPVGITFETRPDYCKEEHVDRMLRLGATRVEVGVQTIYDFILKRVDRGHTVKDTVEATRILKDAGLKVCYHIMPGLPGSNPERDLRMFKRLFKDPRFKPDMLKIYPCMVFEDTPLYDAWKRGEYEPYDEETAVKVIAEAKNRYVPEYCRIMRVQRDIPAHLAAAGIRKTNLRQLVQDYLEEKGWECRCIRCREAGHKMRQGVEVDPRRAELRIIRERAWKGGVDYFLMYEDPEADAILGYLRLRRPTELAHRPEIDPETAVVRELKVVGPTVPIGERDTDAVQHRGLGERLMRKAEELAASELDADKIIVISAIGTREYYRKLGYERVGPYMGKELT, encoded by the coding sequence ATGTCCGAGGACGATGCCTTTGACAGAGCGTGCCGCGAACTCGTGGAGAAGATGCTGTCAGGTGAGATCCGGACGAAAGGTGAGCTACAGGAGGCCAAACGCGAAGTCTGCAGGGAATACGGTCTTTCGAAGTTCCCTACAGATGCGGACATCCTAGAACGCGCGACCCCCGAGGAGCGCGAAGAGCTCCGAGAGATCGTCGTGAAGAAACCAGTCCGATCTATCTCGGGCGTAGCCGTCGTCGCGGTGATGGCGAAGCCTTATCCGTGTCCACATGGCCGCTGTGCGTACTGTCCGGGTGGACCTGAGAAGGGCGTGCCACAGAGCTACACGGGTAAGGAGCCGGCCGGCCGTCGGGCTAAGGAGCACGAGTTCCACCCGAGAAGGCAAGTCGAGGCGCGTATACGGCAGTTGGAGATCTCAGGCCACCCAACCGACAAGATCGAGCTGATCGTGATGGGAGGTACGTTCCCCGCGACACCATTGTGTTACCAGGAGTGGTTCGTGCGGGAGTGTCTAAACGCGATGACCGGGAAGGACGCGCTCACGATCGAGGAAGCGCAGAAGTGCGCAGAGACTTCGGAACGTCGACCCGTGGGGATCACCTTCGAAACGAGGCCCGACTACTGTAAGGAGGAGCATGTAGACCGCATGCTCAGGCTGGGTGCTACCAGGGTTGAGGTGGGAGTCCAGACTATCTACGACTTCATATTGAAGCGCGTGGACCGCGGTCACACCGTGAAAGACACCGTCGAGGCGACACGTATCCTCAAGGACGCCGGTCTGAAGGTATGTTACCACATTATGCCAGGTCTTCCGGGCTCGAACCCCGAACGCGACCTCAGGATGTTCAAGCGGCTGTTCAAGGACCCCCGGTTCAAGCCGGACATGCTGAAGATTTACCCGTGTATGGTCTTCGAGGATACGCCCCTGTACGACGCGTGGAAACGTGGCGAGTACGAGCCGTACGATGAGGAAACCGCGGTGAAAGTCATCGCCGAGGCGAAAAACCGCTACGTACCGGAGTATTGCCGCATCATGCGGGTTCAGCGTGATATTCCAGCCCATCTGGCCGCCGCCGGCATCCGGAAGACGAACTTACGCCAACTCGTTCAAGATTACCTAGAGGAGAAGGGCTGGGAGTGCCGGTGTATCCGTTGCCGAGAGGCGGGCCACAAGATGCGTCAAGGCGTTGAGGTGGATCCAAGGCGAGCCGAGCTCAGGATCATCAGAGAACGTGCGTGGAAGGGAGGTGTGGATTACTTCCTAATGTACGAGGACCCGGAGGCAGACGCTATACTCGGTTATTTGAGGCTCAGGAGGCCAACGGAACTAGCACACAGACCGGAGATCGACCCCGAGACAGCCGTCGTACGCGAGCTTAAGGTAGTCGGACCGACGGTGCCTATCGGCGAGCGGGACACGGACGCAGTTCAACATCGTGGTCTCGGCGAGCGACTGATGAGGAAGGCGGAGGAGCTCGCCGCCAGCGAGCTGGATGCGGACAAGATCATCGTGATCAGCGCCATCGGAACGCGCGAGTACTACCGGAAGCTCGGATACGAGCGCGTCGGCCCTTACATGGGTAAGGAGTTAACGTGA
- a CDS encoding ATP-binding protein, translating into MEVTKLEGLTISWDARPLAPDSIYGEDYMRIYRNVAGLLKIVQKAFDEPKGDLAIGFSGGKDSFTCALALEPFLREWDVNPKLVTVDVRVRGVDVWRPYRKEINRMAKALGYEFELVHTEEDVAELSEELNKPPCKICSAIRRRILAERHDVVVYGHTAEDAIETLMMSVNRRQDAGTFPPADLLEEDDALLLRPLYVVSELRTVRVYHEVTSRLSLPKVEPECPYAKRYRNSDSPRRTASELVERLREMARVRDELAVENLARGLARMALADVLCGRERLKIPTS; encoded by the coding sequence ATGGAGGTGACCAAACTGGAAGGGCTGACGATATCGTGGGACGCACGCCCTCTCGCTCCCGACTCGATTTACGGTGAGGATTATATGAGGATATACCGGAACGTGGCTGGTCTGCTGAAGATCGTTCAGAAGGCGTTCGACGAGCCAAAGGGTGACTTGGCGATAGGGTTCAGCGGCGGGAAGGATAGCTTCACCTGCGCCCTGGCGCTCGAGCCGTTCCTCCGGGAGTGGGACGTGAACCCCAAGCTCGTCACGGTGGACGTGAGAGTCCGAGGAGTGGACGTTTGGCGGCCTTATCGGAAGGAGATCAATCGAATGGCGAAGGCTCTTGGATACGAGTTCGAGCTGGTCCACACCGAGGAAGATGTGGCTGAGCTATCGGAGGAGCTGAACAAGCCACCGTGCAAAATCTGCTCGGCGATCAGGCGTAGAATCCTCGCGGAGCGACATGACGTGGTAGTCTACGGTCATACTGCCGAAGACGCGATCGAGACCCTAATGATGAGCGTGAACCGAAGGCAGGACGCCGGCACCTTCCCGCCGGCGGACCTGCTGGAGGAGGACGACGCGCTACTACTGCGACCGTTGTACGTTGTGAGCGAGCTTCGGACTGTCCGCGTGTATCACGAGGTGACGTCCAGACTTAGTCTCCCGAAGGTTGAGCCCGAATGCCCTTACGCGAAGCGGTACCGGAACTCGGACTCACCCAGGCGTACGGCTTCGGAGCTGGTAGAGAGACTACGTGAGATGGCCAGGGTTCGTGACGAGCTGGCCGTCGAGAACTTGGCCCGTGGTCTGGCCAGGATGGCACTCGCAGACGTCCTCTGTGGACGTGAGAGGCTCAAGATACCTACCTCGTGA
- a CDS encoding adenylate kinase family protein, translating to MAITGTPGVGKTTVCRAFRELEFDVVHLNRVAREMGAILEEDEQRQVKVVDVHALRRYVEEWEPESDPAFVESHYAHLMPTDLVVVLRLHPSELERRLKDRGYPPEKIAENLEAEFVGVCYGEAVEVRSEGCLIRPPEDVVQVDVTGLSLAEAADRILEAVNYRRGDDVDWLSDEEAQRTVERYLKYR from the coding sequence GTGGCGATCACGGGAACACCGGGTGTCGGGAAAACGACGGTGTGTAGGGCATTCCGTGAACTCGAGTTCGACGTGGTTCACTTGAACAGGGTCGCGCGGGAAATGGGCGCGATACTGGAGGAGGACGAGCAACGCCAGGTTAAGGTGGTGGACGTTCATGCGCTTAGACGGTACGTGGAGGAGTGGGAACCCGAGTCCGATCCGGCGTTTGTGGAGTCCCATTACGCTCATTTAATGCCGACGGACCTCGTAGTCGTCCTCCGACTTCATCCCTCTGAGTTGGAGCGACGATTGAAGGACAGGGGTTATCCTCCCGAAAAGATAGCGGAGAATCTGGAGGCGGAGTTCGTCGGTGTATGCTACGGGGAGGCCGTGGAGGTGAGGTCCGAAGGGTGCCTCATCCGACCGCCAGAAGACGTAGTTCAAGTGGACGTCACGGGCTTGAGCCTCGCCGAGGCGGCCGATCGAATCCTCGAAGCAGTGAACTACCGTCGAGGTGACGACGTGGACTGGCTTTCAGACGAAGAGGCGCAACGGACCGTCGAGCGTTACCTCAAGTACCGTTAA
- a CDS encoding radical SAM protein, whose protein sequence is MIPTLTGRTDNPDRLIRGLVELGWTVREEGDRLIAISPAGQQVEANRETGELRITGRGEGTAARTLVKLAVKLGAEVELEGLTFEDRRPLVYGPVPSRRLGASLGIDLPRGVCTHDCEYCSVGVPRRVSPYKRFTVDPITVREELSETLRRCDPDAVTFAGVGEPTLCANLREIAEEISPLVEGVGAEMVLLTNSTWVSECADVVDVAVASLDCAREDLYRTINRPHPNMSLEDLVEELGRCDPGDVVVEVLLCRVGRVTNADPDHLKELAGLLGSIGLERVQLNTVARPPALGRAEPVSREELLSARRTLELCGLDVSVYE, encoded by the coding sequence GTGATCCCGACGCTTACCGGTCGCACGGACAACCCGGACCGGTTGATACGCGGTCTGGTGGAACTGGGTTGGACCGTCCGCGAGGAGGGTGACCGACTGATCGCGATCTCACCCGCGGGTCAGCAGGTGGAGGCGAATCGGGAGACCGGTGAACTCAGGATCACAGGACGGGGAGAGGGAACGGCGGCCCGGACCCTCGTCAAGTTAGCGGTCAAGCTCGGAGCCGAGGTCGAGCTCGAGGGACTAACCTTCGAAGACCGGCGCCCCTTAGTGTACGGCCCGGTACCCTCGCGCAGGCTCGGCGCATCTCTGGGCATCGACCTACCGCGTGGAGTGTGCACGCATGACTGTGAATACTGCAGTGTTGGGGTCCCGAGGCGCGTTTCACCTTACAAGCGGTTCACGGTAGACCCGATCACGGTCAGGGAGGAGTTGTCCGAGACACTGCGGCGCTGCGACCCTGATGCTGTTACCTTCGCCGGAGTGGGTGAGCCGACGCTCTGCGCGAACCTTCGGGAGATAGCCGAGGAGATCAGCCCGCTCGTGGAAGGTGTCGGGGCGGAGATGGTGCTTTTGACCAACTCGACTTGGGTTTCGGAGTGCGCGGACGTAGTGGACGTGGCCGTGGCTAGCCTCGATTGCGCCCGTGAGGACCTGTACCGGACGATCAACCGACCGCATCCGAACATGTCGTTGGAAGACCTAGTGGAGGAGCTGGGCCGGTGCGACCCCGGAGACGTGGTGGTCGAAGTGTTGCTATGTCGGGTAGGAAGGGTGACGAACGCTGACCCGGACCACCTGAAGGAGCTGGCGGGTCTACTCGGTTCCATCGGTCTCGAAAGGGTACAGCTCAACACCGTGGCGAGACCTCCGGCGCTGGGTAGGGCGGAGCCGGTGAGTCGTGAAGAGTTGCTCTCGGCCCGTCGGACCTTGGAGTTGTGCGGACTCGACGTCTCGGTCTACGAATAA
- a CDS encoding site-2 protease family protein produces the protein MVPIGLGYKLAYKGAKLGFWKWGTTVKTGFFSLVLHSLIFGPLGVAIVIATLFHELGHYLACKLLDVPASPPVFLPFGGAFVQHGWTDPDEEVFIAAAGPFGGALAGIPLLVVYPKAAVWNGMIQLFNLLPIPPLDGSKVLRGLWMPSPTAWIGVLTAVLAAAISMVCILMGLHA, from the coding sequence ATGGTCCCTATCGGCTTAGGGTACAAGCTGGCGTACAAGGGCGCTAAACTGGGATTCTGGAAGTGGGGAACCACGGTGAAGACGGGGTTCTTCTCATTGGTACTCCACTCCTTGATCTTCGGACCTCTGGGTGTGGCGATTGTCATCGCCACACTCTTCCATGAATTAGGCCACTACCTGGCGTGCAAACTGCTCGACGTTCCCGCGTCTCCTCCGGTGTTCCTTCCTTTCGGAGGTGCGTTCGTTCAGCACGGGTGGACGGATCCGGATGAGGAGGTGTTCATCGCGGCGGCCGGGCCCTTCGGTGGGGCTCTGGCCGGAATCCCGCTCCTGGTAGTCTATCCAAAGGCAGCCGTGTGGAATGGGATGATACAGCTGTTTAACCTGCTTCCCATACCACCTCTGGATGGAAGTAAGGTGCTGCGTGGGCTTTGGATGCCCAGTCCGACAGCGTGGATCGGCGTGTTGACGGCGGTACTCGCCGCAGCCATCTCGATGGTATGCATCCTCATGGGTTTGCACGCGTAG
- a CDS encoding DapH/DapD/GlmU-related protein → MRRREVLRPLREDDKYRHPAVLDEEVRVIGDNLADVTAEIGAYAEIGPSVVIRRKAAIYGFCRVFDSDVGERVSVSPFSVVRADVGNDAFIGDGSMIGVIGGDRARLGYDCFVGMRCVVYGGVKVGDGAIVGAGSVVEEDVEPYTVVMGRPAEYAGDTVRISANTFVGGEETLAEVRMVTRGYDTGWETLGCTESRGVNLTVVTFDREVWERLMGLLGRFRGEVDHGTFRFESAEYFGIAASSERPPRRVVDKIRELLLERAERLVACILDCPKGYGRDVVVRSGRISDERVAGPLRARGSRYYRRTEVGLRTV, encoded by the coding sequence TTGCGCCGACGAGAGGTGTTGCGCCCGCTGAGAGAGGACGACAAATACCGCCATCCGGCGGTGTTGGACGAAGAGGTCAGAGTGATCGGGGACAACTTGGCCGACGTGACGGCTGAGATCGGTGCGTACGCCGAGATAGGTCCGTCGGTGGTAATCCGGAGGAAAGCCGCAATCTACGGGTTCTGTCGGGTGTTCGACTCGGACGTGGGTGAGCGAGTGAGCGTATCCCCATTCTCAGTTGTGCGCGCGGACGTTGGTAACGACGCGTTCATAGGCGACGGGTCCATGATAGGGGTGATCGGCGGGGATAGGGCCAGGTTGGGTTACGATTGTTTCGTCGGTATGAGGTGTGTTGTGTACGGCGGCGTGAAGGTGGGTGACGGAGCGATCGTAGGGGCGGGATCGGTCGTTGAGGAAGACGTTGAACCTTATACGGTCGTGATGGGGCGACCGGCCGAGTACGCTGGTGATACAGTCAGGATAAGCGCCAACACGTTCGTGGGCGGCGAGGAGACGTTGGCGGAGGTTCGAATGGTCACGAGAGGTTACGACACGGGTTGGGAGACGTTGGGGTGTACGGAGAGTCGCGGTGTGAACCTGACGGTCGTAACCTTCGACCGTGAAGTGTGGGAGAGGCTGATGGGACTGCTCGGGAGGTTCCGTGGCGAGGTGGACCACGGAACGTTTCGGTTCGAAAGTGCGGAGTACTTCGGGATCGCGGCGTCGTCTGAACGACCACCTCGTCGAGTGGTGGATAAAATCCGTGAACTGCTACTAGAGCGGGCCGAGCGGTTGGTGGCATGCATCTTGGATTGCCCTAAGGGGTACGGTAGAGACGTGGTAGTTCGGAGCGGCCGGATCAGCGATGAACGGGTGGCCGGTCCGTTACGCGCCCGCGGATCTAGGTACTACCGGCGCACCGAGGTGGGCTTACGTACCGTTTGA
- a CDS encoding universal stress protein, whose protein sequence is MTRYVVLLDGSEASFEALEHALEEADEVIGVYLIDCRAFKGLNEDMARALEEFMRQEAELIRETVERRGGEFEIVRGEGPEAVMEYAREVGADAVVVGVGHIPGFEDITFRRGIEGHVKDVPVILVPSR, encoded by the coding sequence TTGACCAGATATGTCGTGCTCCTCGACGGATCCGAGGCGTCTTTCGAGGCGCTGGAGCACGCGCTGGAGGAGGCGGATGAGGTGATAGGAGTTTACTTAATCGACTGTCGGGCGTTCAAGGGACTGAACGAGGACATGGCGAGAGCGCTGGAGGAATTCATGCGGCAGGAGGCGGAGCTGATCCGGGAGACTGTCGAGAGGCGCGGTGGGGAGTTCGAGATAGTGCGAGGTGAGGGTCCCGAGGCCGTGATGGAGTACGCCAGGGAAGTGGGTGCGGATGCCGTGGTGGTAGGCGTGGGTCACATCCCAGGGTTTGAGGATATAACGTTCCGACGGGGGATCGAAGGGCACGTGAAGGACGTCCCCGTGATCCTGGTACCTTCACGTTAA
- a CDS encoding hydrophobe/amphiphile efflux-3 (HAE3) family transporter, producing the protein MRFRTTIILSFLALTAVMAYGALHLNVEVDQTKYLPDRFESMKWQHVVERELGTSTKTLLIVVEADDVTRKPVLDYMRCVEDRLRSKPYVEDVRGAPDVLRESPTNFPTAVNIQGLRPLISEMERSKEMFVSKDRKIAIIRVGLKSDADYRKVVPDIRRLLGRDKPKSVRFADVTGSPAINYDFYRSFLKDVVEVTALVSTAVAAVLYVDFRRWWAPILGLTIILSAVAWVLGIMYWMGFSPFYATVLLTVVLMLGVGIDYVIFTLTRFHEEYDIKRRAKSEAILTAVRRAGRAVLITGLTASAGFAALTLSEFRMVSEIGFGIVAGILTAVALTLLVLPSLLQSVPIGRRNSEKEEGWKALSVPVKYPLPAIVALLAITGLLGYGAAGVKPEVNIEKFLGHDLPSLKARDILEKHMDVSHHFATIVVEARDIRDPKVVRFMEKLERDAKSTGVVARVFGAPDVIWMEKTVERLPAPIRSSLEPNVEDMEKGVISGDGKVAVIQVQLKPGDPKVQGRKIMDVVRHEHPPEGVKVGATGLPVAFAEMYAQVNEDMRRSTIASAIGVLAIPTIALRSPIPPVFGLVAIGSGILWAIGLLGGILRIVPSFLAMQTTMCILLGIGMDYCVFMASRYREERKKHGVEEAWTRTMERAGPGVLFSGLTSAIGFLSLLLSHTGIMRNIGLYQGIGVLSTLTLVIVGFPAMYVVISRMFSRSDEVH; encoded by the coding sequence TTGAGGTTCAGGACGACGATAATACTGTCCTTCCTGGCTCTGACTGCTGTCATGGCGTACGGAGCGCTCCACCTGAACGTGGAGGTAGATCAAACGAAGTACTTACCGGATCGGTTCGAGTCCATGAAATGGCAGCACGTTGTGGAGCGTGAGCTGGGCACTTCAACGAAGACACTGCTGATCGTCGTCGAAGCGGACGACGTCACCCGAAAACCAGTCCTCGATTACATGCGCTGTGTAGAGGACAGGTTGCGCTCCAAACCTTACGTCGAGGACGTCAGGGGAGCTCCGGACGTTCTCCGGGAGAGCCCGACGAACTTCCCGACCGCCGTCAATATCCAGGGTCTTCGACCTCTGATATCGGAAATGGAACGGTCGAAGGAGATGTTCGTCAGTAAAGACCGCAAGATCGCTATTATCAGAGTGGGACTGAAGTCGGACGCGGACTACCGTAAGGTCGTGCCGGACATTCGACGATTACTCGGGCGCGACAAGCCGAAGTCCGTCAGGTTCGCCGACGTCACGGGTTCTCCTGCCATCAACTACGACTTCTATCGGAGTTTCCTAAAGGATGTAGTCGAGGTGACCGCCCTCGTATCCACCGCCGTCGCCGCAGTTCTGTACGTTGACTTCCGGCGATGGTGGGCTCCGATCCTTGGACTCACGATCATCCTATCCGCCGTGGCGTGGGTTCTGGGGATCATGTACTGGATGGGGTTCTCCCCGTTCTACGCGACGGTCCTGCTGACCGTGGTACTGATGCTCGGTGTCGGTATAGACTACGTGATCTTCACGCTGACACGCTTCCATGAGGAGTACGATATCAAGAGACGCGCTAAGAGTGAGGCCATTCTTACGGCGGTTCGACGCGCGGGTCGAGCTGTGCTGATCACAGGTCTCACGGCGTCCGCGGGTTTCGCCGCCTTGACCCTGTCGGAGTTCAGGATGGTCTCGGAGATAGGGTTCGGTATCGTAGCCGGTATCCTCACGGCCGTCGCGCTGACGCTGCTCGTCCTACCGAGCTTACTTCAGTCGGTACCGATCGGGAGGAGGAACTCCGAGAAGGAGGAAGGCTGGAAGGCACTCTCGGTGCCGGTTAAGTATCCGCTCCCGGCGATCGTCGCGCTGCTCGCCATCACGGGCCTGCTCGGGTACGGAGCAGCCGGAGTGAAGCCGGAGGTCAACATCGAGAAGTTCCTAGGACACGATTTACCGTCCCTGAAAGCTCGGGATATACTCGAGAAGCACATGGATGTGAGCCATCACTTCGCCACGATCGTCGTGGAAGCGCGGGACATCCGGGATCCGAAGGTGGTCCGCTTCATGGAGAAGTTGGAGCGAGACGCGAAGAGCACCGGCGTGGTCGCCCGCGTGTTCGGGGCACCCGACGTGATCTGGATGGAGAAGACCGTAGAGCGTCTGCCGGCGCCGATCCGCTCATCCCTCGAACCGAACGTTGAGGACATGGAGAAAGGGGTTATTTCTGGGGACGGGAAAGTCGCGGTGATTCAGGTACAACTGAAACCAGGGGACCCGAAGGTGCAAGGCCGGAAGATCATGGACGTGGTTCGGCACGAACACCCACCCGAGGGCGTGAAGGTGGGGGCCACGGGTCTCCCGGTGGCGTTCGCTGAGATGTACGCGCAGGTGAACGAGGATATGCGTCGGTCCACCATCGCGTCGGCGATCGGCGTGTTGGCGATACCGACGATCGCTCTTCGAAGCCCGATACCGCCGGTTTTCGGGCTCGTCGCCATCGGCTCGGGCATCCTATGGGCCATCGGACTCCTGGGCGGCATACTGCGGATAGTGCCGTCGTTCCTGGCCATGCAAACCACGATGTGTATACTCCTCGGTATCGGGATGGATTACTGCGTGTTCATGGCCTCACGTTACAGGGAAGAGCGGAAGAAGCACGGAGTCGAGGAAGCTTGGACCCGTACGATGGAGCGAGCAGGACCCGGTGTACTGTTCAGCGGACTGACCTCGGCGATCGGTTTCCTCTCGTTGCTACTATCCCACACAGGCATCATGAGGAACATAGGCCTCTATCAAGGGATAGGAGTGCTTTCGACGCTGACCCTGGTGATTGTAGGTTTCCCGGCGATGTACGTGGTGATCAGCCGCATGTTCAGTCGGAGCGATGAAGTCCATTGA
- a CDS encoding amidohydrolase family protein yields MSLQRVKDGVLTADAGLVGEDLELLSPITIEVEDGKVRRIEEGREHGADDFDVVLPAPFNAHVHAADWAFRHAGLGMPLEKVVAPPDGLKHRLLEKVGERELEASIRDFLRTSLRFGCPGVADFREGGVEGLKLGLKAAKGFPTYVPMGRPKALDDPERVEKELRALSELTEFVGVPDVHLPDDVLEAVRDSGLRVYVHANENWRSVRKCIREHGVTEIERAVELLEPEGIVHCVILTDRDRELLEGLDPVVVLCPRSNDYYRLGNPDPRRFRDLRVLLGTDNGMSVEPDPWAEAYHAWIRTGLSPLRALRALTVEAASVFDLPILEEGRQLSAVGLKGLPLPETVLESRQRLAAHVLQLIKTSRVHVLLGVES; encoded by the coding sequence GTGTCGTTGCAGCGAGTGAAGGACGGTGTGCTGACCGCGGATGCGGGACTCGTCGGTGAGGATCTGGAGTTACTGTCCCCGATAACGATCGAAGTCGAGGATGGTAAGGTACGACGGATCGAGGAGGGACGCGAACACGGTGCGGACGACTTCGACGTCGTTCTGCCCGCACCGTTCAACGCACACGTCCACGCCGCTGACTGGGCGTTCCGACACGCTGGCCTCGGGATGCCGCTCGAGAAAGTCGTTGCTCCGCCCGACGGCCTGAAACATCGGCTACTCGAAAAGGTCGGGGAGAGGGAGCTCGAAGCCTCGATCCGGGACTTCCTCCGGACCTCGTTGAGGTTCGGGTGTCCTGGAGTCGCCGATTTTCGGGAGGGTGGTGTCGAGGGCCTGAAGCTGGGCCTTAAGGCGGCCAAGGGCTTCCCGACCTACGTTCCAATGGGCCGGCCGAAAGCCCTCGACGATCCTGAGAGGGTCGAGAAGGAACTTCGAGCCTTGTCAGAGCTGACGGAGTTCGTCGGGGTTCCAGATGTGCACTTGCCGGACGACGTGTTGGAGGCCGTGAGGGACTCCGGTCTCCGGGTGTACGTGCATGCGAACGAGAACTGGCGATCCGTCCGAAAGTGCATCCGTGAACACGGCGTCACCGAGATCGAGCGGGCCGTAGAGCTGCTCGAACCGGAGGGTATCGTCCACTGTGTGATCCTCACGGACCGCGACCGTGAGCTACTGGAGGGCCTGGATCCCGTCGTGGTACTCTGTCCAAGATCCAACGACTACTACAGGCTCGGGAACCCGGATCCCAGGCGATTTCGGGATCTTCGAGTGCTCCTAGGGACCGACAACGGGATGTCCGTGGAACCTGACCCGTGGGCGGAGGCTTACCACGCGTGGATTCGTACTGGCCTCTCACCGCTCAGGGCGCTTCGGGCGCTGACCGTTGAAGCCGCATCCGTCTTCGACCTGCCGATTTTGGAGGAAGGACGGCAACTCTCGGCGGTTGGGTTAAAGGGTCTCCCGCTCCCGGAAACCGTGCTCGAGTCCAGACAGCGTCTGGCCGCTCACGTCCTACAGTTGATCAAAACGTCGAGGGTCCACGTGCTGTTGGGGGTCGAGAGTTGA